GAACCTTCTGCTGAAGAAGGCCTGCTGGACGTTCGCGTGATCGAAGCCATCTACGAATCCGCAGAGACCGGCCGGCCCGTGCGCCTTGATCATAAACGTAAAAGTGTGCGCCCTAGCCTGCGCCAATCCAATCGCCGACCGATGCATCGTGAACCAAAGCTAGTCCATGCCCGTGCGGAAAGTTAACTAGAGTCCCGCTGCGAGTCCGAAAACCGACAAAGGCCGTCCGGATCCTCGTTCCGGGCGTCCTTGGCTGGGCCCTATGGGGGATTTGAAACTGGCGCTGTCTTTGCTCTAAGCATCGGCATGAAACTAAAATCCCTCGTTCGTGAGAACAATTCACTGGTGCCGGTTGAAATCGAGATCACTCTTTTACCGGGTTTGCCGACGATTCAATTCCTCGGCCTGCCCGATCAGATTATCAAAGAAAGCATTCACCGGATTAAGAGCGCCATCCGCCAGCAGGGCTTTGAATTTCCACGCGCACAGCAAGTGTTCGTGAATATTCGTCCCAATCACTTAAAGAAATCTTCGCGCGGACTCGAGCTTGCGGTCGCAGCCGGTATTCTTTGGGAAACCGGCGAAGTTCCGCCGCCGCCTCTGCCGGAAAAATTCTACATCTACGGCGAACTCGGCCTCAGCGGCGACGTCTTTGAGCCCGAAGACCTGGCAAGCGATTTTGAAGGCAGCGAAGAGTGTCATGTTTTGACGGGAACATTGAGCTCGCTCTGCTGTCCGTTTCCACGAAGAGTGGTGCATGAATTAAAAAACCTGGCACAGCCCGTATTTCATCCTCCCGAGATGAAAACTCTGAAGGTCGAGCGCCCCCAAGAAGGATTGGATTTTTATTACACTGAAGAACAGGCCAAGGTTTTATCCGTGGTAGCCCTCGGAGGCCATTCGTTGTTGTTGGCGGGCCCCTCCGGCTCGGGAAAGACCACCATGGCAAAAGCCCTGCCGGCTTTGATGTCTGAGCCCCGTCCTGAAGAGATCCTCGAGATTAAGAAAATCAACAAGGACCTCCATGATGGAGACAGTTTATGGAGGCCTGTGATTCACCCTCACCATTCAAGCACCCCTCTAGCCTTGATTGGTGGGGGCGTTCCCCCGAAGCCCGGCGAGTTAAGCCGGGCTCATCGGGGACTTTTGATTTTAGAT
The sequence above is drawn from the Bdellovibrionales bacterium genome and encodes:
- a CDS encoding ATP-binding protein — encoded protein: MKLKSLVRENNSLVPVEIEITLLPGLPTIQFLGLPDQIIKESIHRIKSAIRQQGFEFPRAQQVFVNIRPNHLKKSSRGLELAVAAGILWETGEVPPPPLPEKFYIYGELGLSGDVFEPEDLASDFEGSEECHVLTGTLSSLCCPFPRRVVHELKNLAQPVFHPPEMKTLKVERPQEGLDFYYTEEQAKVLSVVALGGHSLLLAGPSGSGKTTMAKALPALMSEPRPEEILEIKKINKDLHDGDSLWRPVIHPHHSSTPLALIGGGVPPKPGELSRAHRGLLILDELLEFDPKVQETLREPMEEGALRLSRGTRAVKYPAMAQVVATTNLCPCGDFTPGNKPSCRFSKHRCQSYSQRLSGPVIDRFEILHFSQLQRRRAGDPATHGLIRGDEILAQVSEARAWMRERGRNNTPNSRRPIAELEGEWDSFFFEHMMNRDLGSHRRYQATLRVARSFADLERVENVQGRHFDLALNITWKPFEKLKRWD